One Arcobacter sp. FWKO B genomic window, AAAGTACCAAAATGAAAAAAGAAGTAATGATATAGATGAAAGAGAAAAATCTTCTCCTTGGATGGATGAAGAGCTTCAAAGTGCAAGAGCAAAAGTTTTTGTAAAAGCATTGAATCTACATAGAGCATTTATAGATTTAAATGCAAAAAAAATTCAAACAAATCTTTTATCTTTGATGGATATATTATCAGGTGGAGTTAATCAAAATAGTGAATTTAAAGATGAAATTATTCATTTGTGGGCTACATTATTTTTATGTATACCTGTTGTTTCTACTACTTTTGCATCTTTTGGTAGGTTGTTTTCACATTTTAATAATAAAGAGATAGGTTGGTTACTCATTGATGAGGCAGGTCAAGCACCAGCAAGTGCCGCTGTAGGTGCAATCATTCGTTCAAAAAGATGTATAGCTGTGGGTGACCCTTTACAATTAGAACCAATCATAGGGCTTAGCACTTCTGTGCAAGATACTTTAAGAAAGATTTGTAATGCTTCTGATGAATCTCTTAGTGGGCATACTTCTGTGCAAAAACAGTTTGATTTTTGTGAAATATATGGAATATATTTAGAAGGTAATAGTGAAGATAAAATATGGGTTGGTTCCCCACTTAAAGTGCATAGAAGATGTCAGTCTCCAATGTTTGAAATTTCAAATACTACTACTTACAATGGTATGATGGTTCATGGAAAAAGTAATAAAAATGATTCAATACTACCTGAAAGTCAGTGGATAGATGCAAAGTCATCATCTAGTAATGGTCACTGGATAGATGAAGAGGGTGAAGTAGTAAAAAAATGGTTAATAGATTTACAATTTTACGGAGTAGAACCAAATGAGATATATGTGATAAGTCCATTTAGAGATGTAGTGTATGGTCTAAAAAATAAACTAGGGAAAACTGGACTTGTAACAAAAGATCAGATAGGAACTATACATACAGTTCAAGGGAAAGAAGCAAGAGTTGTATTTTTGGTTCTAGGAAGTGACCCCAAAAATGATGGAGCAAGAGTGTGGGCATCATCTAAACCAAATCTATTAAATGTTGCTGCTACTCGGGCAAAAGAAAGATTTTATATTGTAGGAAATAAAGACAACTGGGGAGATAAACCTTACTTTAGGGAAGCAAATAATTTGTTACAAAGGAATACCATAAAATGATTAACTACAACAAAAAACTAACTCTAGACAGAGAGTTTTATCCCTCTAATCATATAGATTCATCAATAGAAAGCGATAGAGGTCGTATCTTATCTTCCGCAGCTCTACGAAGACTTCAAAAAAGAACACAAGTTTTTGCTCTTGAGCTAAACGCTTCTATCCGTACAAGACTTACTCATTCTTTAGAGGTAGCACAAACTGCGAGGTTTATTGCTAAGAGTATTTTGTCCAAACTACATAAAAATGGCTTGAATACTTATGGTTTAGATGGGCTTGAAAATGCTTTTGTTTCTACTGCTGAGATGACTAGTCTTTTACACGATATTGGCAATCCCCCTTTTGGACACTTTGCAGAGCAAACCATCAACAAATGGCTCAAAATTCATGCCCTACCTATTTTGGATAGTTTTGATACCTCTACAGATAAATCAAAAGAATTAAAAACACTAATAGCAAAAGATTTATGCAACTACGACGGCAATGCACAAGCGATTAGGATAATTGCAAAACTGCAAAGATTAAACTTGTCATATACGCAAATCTTATCTGTTTTGAAGTACACTAGAGGTGCTTTTGAAGATAAACCAAACAAAGGTGATAGATTTGATTATCTCAAAAAAAAGCCAGGGTATTACTACAGTGAAAAAGATTTTATTCATAAGCTCCAAGAAATATTAAATGTAAATCAAGGTTGTAGATTTCCTATCACATACATTATGGAAGCAGCAGATGATATATCGTATCTTACTGCTGATTTGGAAGATTCTGTAGAAAAAGGGATATTGTCTTTGGAGGAAGTATATAATCACTTGAAAAAAGAGTGTGAATTGCAAAATGAAAAGTTTTTGTTGGAAATTATCAATAAACAATACGAAAAAGCAAAAAAAGATGAAGAACCATATCAATTTAATATGTTTTTTACACTTACAAGAGCATCCATAGTGACTGCTTTAGTTGCTTATGTTGCCGATGTATTCGTAACTAACCACGAAGCTATTTTCAATGGTACTTTTAATGCCTCTTTACTAAAACATGACAAAAACAGCGACTATTTCAAAGCAATAGAAATACTTGAGAAAATATCTGCAAAACATATTTATCAAGACAAAGATGTACAAACTTTAGAACTACAAGGATATACTATTATCAATGGACTTTTGGATAAATATAAGCCACTTTTAGAATTAAAAAGTAGTGATTTTAGCCAACTAATCAAAGATGAAAGAATAGATTGTTTCTTATCCATGAGACTCATAAAAAGACTATCATCAAAACAAATAGTAGCTTATAAAAACGATGTGGTAAAACTTGATACCACAGATGAAGAAGCTTACAAAATCCTAGAATGGTATCACAGAGTAAGACTAATTATTGATTATATTAGTGGAATGACTGATGATTTTGCTTTAAAAGAGTATCAAACATTATCTGCGGTATGAAAAGATATAATAATTGTACCAATCTATAAGTATCCAAAAACAGATACTTATAGTATTGACTTTCATATGAGTTATTCGCTATACTATTAGTATCTAAAAACAAATACCAAAAAGGATTTATTATGAGTTCACCTTTCCCGTATGATAGACTTCCAACACAAGATGAATTTTTTGGAAGAGTTGCCGAGTTTGAAAAGCTCTCTCAGACGGTAAAATATTCAAACAATCTTCTTATCTATTCAAAAAGAAGAATGGGAAAAAGCTCTTTGATAAAAACATTTTTTGAGCAAAATAGCAAAGAGTATTTGACTATTTATGTGGATATATTTGATATTACTTCCAAAGAAGATTTTGCTCACAAGCTTCTCAAAGCCCTTGCCAATGCAGGTAAATTTGACCTCAAAACAACTATCAAAAATCTAACTTCACTTTTCAAAAGGGTAAGAGTAGAGCCAACCATAGATACGAATACTTTGGAATATTCTATCAAGCCAATCATAGCGACACTTTCATTTGATGAGATGATGGAGGACTTTTTTCATTCTTTAAATGAACTATCCAAAACAAATAAAATCATAGTTGCCATAGATGAATTTCAACAAATTGCTAGTATTACAGATGTAAAACTAGATGCGATGATGAGAACATATATACAAGAAAGACAAAATATATCATATGTATTTTTAGGTTCAAAAAGACATCTTTTAACTTCTCTTTTTGAGTACAAATCACCATTATATGAGCTTGCTACTCCTATGCTTTTGGAGCCTTTAGACATAGATGCTATTTATGAATACTCAAAAAAACATCTTAAAGTATCTTATGACATAGTAGAGTATATCTATGACATAAGTGATGGGGAAACGAAAATGATACAAAATATCTTACATCTTATGTACCTACAAAAAGAAAAAGAGATTTCAAAAAATATGGTTGATGATGCCCTACAAGAGATAATAAATAGCAAAGATGGAAGTTACAAATTGCTTTTTGATACGCTAGGGAACAATCAAAAAATAGCCCTTAAGATTGTAGGTATCTATAAAAAAGGCTTTTTTGCAAATACCATACTGCAAGAATACAATATCAAAAAACAAACCCTACAATCTTCAGTTGATGCCCTTTTTGCCAAAGAACTCATCGATAAAGAAGATGATAGATATTTTATCCCTGATAGAGCGTTTGAGCTTTGGGTTGAGAGGCTGTAGGGAGTCAACACCCAAAAAAGAGGTCATATCAAATTTTAAAGAGACTAAAAAACCTACTTCACCCTCTCTCTTCTCCCCTTTTCAAGTCTCTCAATTTCTTCTTTGGGAGTAGGCAGAAGTAGCTTTTCTAGCTCTTCAAGTCTTCCAAAAGTTCTCATAATTTTGATAAAATTTATCATAGAAATAGCCCCTTTTTGCTCAAAATTTGAGTAAGTTGTGGGTGAGCTTAGCATGGCTTCTTCACTCAAATCTATTTGTTTTTTATTTTGAGAGATTCTCAATTCTTTTGCTCTTATTGCCAAAACTTTTGCTATTTCATCATCTGTAAGCGTTCCAAATGAACTATTGGCATTTAGTTTGTTTTTTAGTGTATTTTTGGCTTTTTTTTGGGAAAGTTGGAGTTTTTTTAATAGTTCATTATTCATTGAAGTACCCCTTTGAGCGTCCGTTTTGAGACTTCATGCAATATATGCTTTTGCTTCAACTCTTGAACTTGATACATATCAGCAATATGTTCTTCAAAAATATAAATTGAAATTTTCTGCATTTGCGAAACCTTACTCATAAATATTTGTAATTATATCATATTTTAGTGATTAATTACAAATATTTATGAATTATAAAAATACAAAAAAATCCCTAACCTACAATTAACCGACAATAAACTATAATCACAATAAACCAAATACACCAAAAAAGGCAATCTATGACAACCACAAAGTTTGAAATTGAGTCACAACTTGAAAATAACTGGCTTTTGATAGATATTGATTCATCTGATTATCTAAAACTTATGAAATACCAAGACGCCCAGCCAAATGCTACGCATTTACTTGCGTTTGGGTATGTTGACCATGAAAAGGGTAGTTGTTGTTTTTTGGACTCATATTGCATATATACTGGCACAAATATAGAGATTATCCAAACTTTTGAAGAACTAAATCCCAATTCTATTTTTACTTATGATGTAATATCCAAGTTTGATATAGAGATACTAGATACAAATCCTATATCACTAGAAAAATATCCTAAGTTTGTGGAAAAATACAAAAAAGAAGAGCTAGAGAGTTTTAGACAAAATAAAGAATTACACCACCTAAGAGCTACTGGGTTTCCTGATAATATCTCTGTGATGCTAGTACCAAGACACGAAGCTCTTTATCCTGAATCTGTATGGGTAAGGGTAGAAAAATCAATCCTATCAAGTGAAAACAACATCTACATAGGAACACTTCTCAATCTCCCAGATCAAGATTTTGGGATACATTTGCATGAGTTACTTATAATAATGATACAAAAAATGCAAAATGGTGCTATGGCTGTATCTATCCAAACACTCAAAGAAGCTGATAATGGGTGATAGGCTATAAAGTAAGGCTATGATGACAAGATACAAAATACAAATCAGCGGTATTGTTCAAGGGGTGGGGTTTCGTCCTTTTGTGAAAAATCTTGCACTCCAATATCAAATAAATGGATTTGTCAAAAATGATTCTAATGGGGTGGAGATAGAAGTCCAAGGTGATGAGGGGCTTTTGGATGAGTTTGTGTCACAAATCAAGCAAAACCCACCACCTCTTGCTAAAATTGTTGACTTTGAAGTCTCTAAAATAGCACTCCAAAATGATGAAGATTTCAAGATAATTTTATCTGATGGTACAAAAACTAAGACCACTTTTGTCTCCCCTGATATGAAAATTTGCAAAGATTGCATAAGTGATATCACCAATCCTAAATCAAGATTTTATGGATATTTTGCTACCAATTGCACAAACTGCGGTCCAAGATATACCATCATCAAAACCCTTCCTTATGATAGAGTCAATACCTCTATGAGTGATTTTGAGATGTGTGATGAGTGCAAGGGTGAGTATAATGATAGCTCAAATAGAAGATTTCACGCACAGCCAATATCTTGCCCAAAGTGTGGTCCAAAGCTATCTTTGTATGATGATAAGCATACCTTGATACAATGTGATGCGATAGAAAAAACTGCCCAGCTTATAAAAGAGGGCAAGATAATAGCTATCAAAGGGTTAGGGGGCTTTCATATTGTATGTGATAGTACAAATTCCCATACAATCTTGAAGTTAAGAAGTGCTAAAAATAGACCATCAAAGCCATATGCACTTATGTGCAAAGATATATTACAAATCAAAAAAATTGCATTTATTTCGCCAAAGGAGGAAGAAGTTCTTACATCAATTCAAGCACCAATTGTAATACTTAACAAAAAAGAAAACAGCTTGATATCTGATTTGGTAGCACCTGATATTGATAAAGTAGGATGTATGCTCCCTTATACACCTTTGCAAGTTTTGCTTTTTGAACAACTAAACACACCACTTATTGCCACAAGTGCAAATTTAAAAGATGAACCTATAATTATAAACAAAAACGAAATCTTTAAAAAGCTCCCTTTTGTTGAGTATATTCTTGATTTTGATAGAGATATTATAAATGGAGTTGATGACTCTGTAGTTCAAATAGTATCAAATCATCTTCAAGTACTTAGACTAGCTCGTGGTTATACTCCATATTCTCACAAATTATCATCAAAGATAGAAAAAAATATTTTAGCAGTTGGTGCAAATCAAAAAAATACAATATCATTAGCTTTTGACGATAATGTTATTTTGAGTCCACATATAGGAGACCTTGAAAGTATTGAAAGTTTAGAGTATTTTGTAAGAACTATTACTACATTTAAAAGATTTTATGATTTTTTGCCACAGATGGTTTTATGTGACAAACATCCCAATTACGAAACAACAAAATGGGCAAAAAAGCAAAATGTAATATTACATCAAGTCCAACATCACAAAGCTCATCTAAATAGCATAAAATTAGAACACAACCTTAAAGGGAGTGATTTTGTAGGATTTATTTTTGATGGGACTGGCTATGGTGAGGATGATACACTTTGGGGTGGTGAAGTTTTTGTGGGAGAGCAAAGAAAATATCACTTCAAACCTATTAAACTTCTTGGTGGAGACAAAGCTATAAAAGAACCAAGAAGAGTAGCACTTAGTATGCTTTTTGAAAAGTTTGATTTATATGGTATTAAAGAGCTTGATTTGGAAGTAATAAAAATGTTTAGTCAAAATGAGCTAGTGCTATTATATCAAAGTTATATCAAAAATATAAATGCACCCCAAAGTAGCTCTGTTGGGAGGTTATTTGATGCTATAGCCTCATTTTCTAATATATTACAAGTTAGTACATATGAAGGAGAAAGTGGACTTTTAGTAGAAAAATACTATACAAGCACAATAGATGAATATTTTAAATATAGTATAATAAATGGTATAATAGAGATAAATATAGTAGATTTTATATTACATAACAGTTACAATATTTATGAACTTTGTACACTTTTTATTAATACATTATCCCAAATTATAATAGATATAGCACTTTTAGAGCAAAAAGAAGTCATACTAAGTGGAGGAGTTTTCCAAAATAAAGCCTTATTGACAAAATGTATACAAAAGCTAGAAGAAAAGGATATAAAATACTATTTTGGTAGTACTATCCCTGTTAATGATGGTGGGATAAGTTTAGGACAAGTATTTAGTGTATTATAAATGCAGTTTATACTAAATGTTACTTTATTATACATATTAAGTCTAAAAAATTAGATTTTTTGAGACTTATTTTTTTTATTTTTAGTGATAATCTTATTTATTATAGGAAATTATAATAAATCTAGTTTAATTATCTAAAATACGACCAACTTCAAATGATTATTTTTAGGGTAAGAAGGCTGTATTTAGGACATTTTTTATCCTATAAAAGGCTACTTTTTTCTTTCTTAAAAATTTCTTAAAATAATAATTAAAAATCTAATATACATTAAGCTTAATTTTATATGAGTTTCGTTAAGATTATGACGATAAGTTGACATTTGTCTACTTGTATCTTAAAAATTTAGGAGGAGATTGATGCAAAACGGTGCAAAAATTGAGTACGATTACTCAGTTGCAAAAGCGTTTACGTTTGCGACAATTTTGTTTGGTATCATTGGTATGGTAATAGGTGTTGTATTAGCATTCCAATTAGCGTTTCCAGAGCTAAATTATTTAGCTGGGGAATATGGTACATTTTCAAGATTAAGACCACTTCACACTAATGGTGTTGCTTTTGGTTTTACTCTTAGTGGTATCTTTGCTACATGGTATTATGTAGGTCAAAGAGTATTAAAAGTCTCTCTTAAAGAGTCTCCATTTTTGATGGGTGTTGCAAAGTTGCATTTCGCACTTTACTTCATCACTATTCTTTTAGCTGTTGTTACTCTATTTATGGGTATTACTACTTCAAAAGAGTATGCAGAACTTGAGTGGCCTTTAGATTTACTTGTTGTTGTATGGTGGGTACTATGGGGTGTATCTATATTTGGACTTATTGGTATTAGAAGAGAAAGAACTCTTTATATATCTGTATGGTACTATATAGCATCTTTCTTAGCTGTTGCTATGCTTTATCTATTTAACAATATGGCTGTTCCAACTGCACTTGTATCTGGATATGGTTCTATCTTACACTCAGTTTCTATGTATGCAGGTACAAATGATGCACTAGTACAATGGTGGTATGGACACAACGCAGTTGGTTTCATATTTACTGTTCCAATTATTGCTATGATTTATTACTTCTTACCAAAAGAATCTGCACAAAATGTTTATTCATATAAACTTTCAATCTTAGCTTTCTGGGGTCTATTATTTGTTTATCTATGGGCAGGTGGACACCACTTGATTTATAGTACTGTTCCAGATTGGATGCAAACTATGGGTTCAGTTATGTCAATAGTTCTTATTTTACCATCATGGGGTTCAGCTATTAATATGCTTTTAACTATGAAGGGTGAGTGGAATCAATTACAAACAAATCCATTGATTAAATTTATGATTCTTGCTTCAACATTCTATATGTTGAGTACAATTGAAGGTCCAATTCAATCAATCAAATCTGTTAATGCTATTGCACACTTTACTGACTGGATTCCTGGTCACGTTCATGATGGTGTTTTAGGATGGGTTGTATTTATGATTATGGCGGCATTGTTCCACATGGCTCCAAGAATGTATGGTAGAGAAATTTACTCTAAATCATTAATGGAAACACAATTCTGGTTACAAACTACTGCAATCGTTCTTTACTTTACATCTATGTGGATCGCTGGTATTACACAAGGTATGATGTGGAGAGCTTATGATGAATATGGTTCACTAGTTTACTCATTTATAGATACAGTAACTGTTCTTCAACCTTACTATACAATTAGAGCTGTTGGTGGATTGATGTATTTAATTGGTTTCTTGATGTTTGCGTACAATATGTACAAAACGGCAACTGCAGGTAGAGTTCTTGATAAAGAACCTGTTAATGCATCGCCTATGGCAGCTTAAGTGAAGGGGGTATAAAATGTTTCATTGGTTAGAACAAAGACCGTTTTTCTTCGCGGTAGCAGTATTTTTAGTAGTAGCATTTGCCGGTATTATTGAAATAATTCCAGATTTTGCAAAACAAAGTAAACCTGTAGTTGGTACTAAACCGTACACAATTTTAGAGCTTACTGGAAGACATGTATATATAAAAGATAGCTGTAATGCTTGCCATTCACAGTTGATTAGACCATTCAAATCAGAAACTGATAGATATGGTATGTATTCACTAAGTGGTGAGTATGCTTATGATAGACCTTTCTTATGGGGTTCAAAAAGAACTGGTCCAGATCTTTGGAGGGTAGGAAACTACAGAACTACAGACTGGCATGAAAACCATATGTGGGATCCAAAATCAGTTGTTCCAGGCTCAATTATGCCTGCATACAAACATCACTTTACAAATATAGCTGATGTTGAGACTGCATATGCAGAAGCTTACACTGTAAAAGCTGTATTTAATACGCCTTATGATGTAGATATCAATGGTGATGGTAGTGTTGATGTTCCTCTAGGAACTTGGGAAGAAGCGAAAGCTAGAGCTTTAGAAGAAGCTAGAGCAATTGCTGCTGATATGAAAAATCAATCAGTAAAAGATGCAGTAGCTCGTGGTGAGATTCCTGAAATCGTTGCATTAATTGCTTATATGAATTCACTAAAATAAGGGTTGAAATGGATTACGAAACACTATTGACTGTACAGGGTTATGCGAAGTTTTTTCTTATATTGATAGTATTTATAGTTTTTTATAGCTATGCATATTCGCTTTATAAAAGAAACAAAACAGGAGAGAGAGATTTTGAGAAATACTCTAAGCTTGTATTGGATGATAGTATTGAGTCCAAACCTTTAGAAAGTAGAAAAGAAAACAGCGAAAAAAAAGATAAGGAGAGCTGATATGAAATCTATGTGGATAGGTGGTATAATTCTTATTGTTGCATTGATGGCAGGAACCTACATAGTTGCGGGTGATGCTTTTAATCTAGGTGAGGATTATATCAACGACCTTACAATGTTAGCTGGATTGGCTATTATTTCTATTACAGTTTTTGTAGCATTGAAATATATCCAGCAAATCAAAAATGACAAAGCTGGTGGTGAGCTAGCTGAAGATAACTGGGATGGTATAGGTGAATACAAAAACCCAATTCCAACAGGATGGGGACTTGCATTTATTGGTACTTTGGTATGGCTTTTTTGGTATTGGACTGTTGGTTATCCAACAAGTGGCTTTAGTCAAATTGGTCAGTATAATGAAGAAGTTTTGGAATACAATGCTAAATATGAAGCTAAATGGGCAAACGCTGATGAAGCTACACTAAAAGCAATGGGTGAGTCTTTATATCTTGTAAATTGTGCACCATGCCACGGTGTTGATGCAAATGGAATAGATGGTAAAGCACAAAACTTAACACAAAGAATTTCAAAAGAATCTGTTGTGTATGCTATTAAAAATGGTGGAAACAACTTTGTAACACATTATCCAGGTGGTATGCCAGGTGGATTGTTGTATGAAGATGCTGATATCAATGCAGTAGCTAATTGGATAGCAAATGGTGCTAAAGGTGAGGCTCCAGAAGCTTTCACAACTGGTACTTGTAATTCATGCCATGGTGATGATGCAAGAGGTATAGCGATGGTTGGACCAAACTTAGTATCTTATGATAATGATATGATTACAGCAGTGTTAGATGATGGTAAAAAAGGTAATATTGGTATCATGCCAGCATTTAAAGGTATGCTAAATGAGACTCAATACAAAGCTCTTGGTAGCTATCTTAGAAGTATAGGAGAGTAATATGGCTGGAAATACACAAATGAATGATAATGAAAGAGGACTTTTTAGTCTTCTTCACGGTTTAAGTGGATTTTTGATAGCGGTAGTATTACTTTTAGGGATACTTGCTTTTTTAACTATAAATGCTATTGTAGTTCAACAAAATGAAGCTCAAAATCCATATCAAGTAAATACAGATATAAATGGTCTAAAATTTAATGCACCTTCAGCGGAGCAATATAAAAATGTAGACTATTCACCATCGAAGTAAGGAGCTTATTATGGATAAAATTATAGGTGTTTTATTGGTAGTTTCTGCTCTATTATCAATTTATTTATCTTTTGGCGATGCTGGAAGAATATTTATTGGTTAATATGAAAGTACTACAACTTTTGAAGAAGAGAGTTTTTATAACTCTCTTCTTTTTATTTTCTACTTGTCTTTTTGGAGCTACTCCAACAACAAATCCTTATATACTAACTGATGATTTACTAGATATTAGAGCAGCTAGTAAGATATATGAAATAGGTAGTGAGGTAAAAGCTAAATTAGGTGTCAATTTGTATATATATGCAAAAGAGAATTATGGAATGGATATAGATATTCCAACAGAAGAAAAAATAAAAAGAATCAAAGAAATAGAAGATGAACTAATAAAAGATTTAAAAAAACCATATGCAATTTTGACTTTGTCTGTTGACCAAGTGCATGTAAACTTGCTTATGTCTGATGATTTAAATTCAATACTTAATAAAAATGAAATTTTAAATAATTATGTAGTACCATTGCTTGCATCTAAAGATAAAAATACACTCTATGCCAAAGTAAGTGCTGCACTTCTTAATGGATATGCTGAAATAGGTGATAGGTTGGCAAAAAGTAGAGGAATAGAGCTAGAAAGTAGTATAGGTAGTGCTGGGTATACGGCTGGAACTATATGGAAAATGATTATGTATACATTGGTTCTTGGTGGGATTGTTCTTTATACATATGCAATTTTAAGACAAAGGAAGTATAAGCAATGAAAACAAAAAGTGGTGTGAATTGGTCAGCTATTCATATAATAAGTTTATTTATGATAGGTTTTTCTCTGGTAATGTGGACGGTTTATAATGCATCTAAACTGCCTGTTCAACTTGATCAATCTTTCTTTGAAACAAAAAAAGAGATAGATGATAAATTTAATAACATGCTAGAGTCTAATGTGGTATTTAATGAAAAATATGATACTAAATTTGTATATAATGGTGTAAATGAAGCATCATTAGATGTAAGTGAGATATTTCTTTCTCAAACTGTTATTCAAGAAAGAGGTACACATAGAAACTTCTTAAAAGTTGGTGAAAATACAATTGAGATTTTTATTAAAGATAAAAATAGCAATATAGTACCAGAAAATGTTGATATACACACTATGGTAACAATAGCAAGTAATAATACTAATGATATTGATTTAACTAACTTTGAATTTATAGATGGCAGATATATCTCCACATTTGAAGTACCTAGAGTTGCTAATTGGAATGTAAATGGAATCATCACAATTGGTGAGGATAAAGGATACTTCCTAATTAAAACTAATGCAAAATGATCTAATCGTATTTCCTACATCAAGAGCCATTAGAGATTATATCTCTGGGTTCGTTGATATACATGGCTTTTTACCTTACCTAACTACAATGGGAGAGTTTTTTAAAAACTCTATAATAATACCTAACAAGACTTTTATTGACGATGAAAAAAGATTTTTACTTCTTAGTCAAGCAAGTAAAGAGATAGATTTACAAAAACTTGCCATTTCAAAGAATTTTACAACATTTTTAAAACAAAGTGAATATATCTTTAGATTTTTTGATGAGTTGTCAAGTGAAATGGTTGATATTGAACAGCTTAAAGTTGTAGATGTCTATGAAGAGTATATTGAGCATCTAAGTATCCTTCAAATGCTGTTATATAAATATAATGAACTATTAGATTTACACAATTTAGTGGATAAAACAAATCTTGCTAATAACTATAAAATAAATACAATATTCTTATCTACATTTGATAAAATAACAATAAATGTATATGGATATATGACTAAATTTGAAATAAAATTAATAAAAGAAATATCTAAATTAGTCCAAATAAATCTGATATTTGAAACAAATAGCTACAACATTAAATATCTTAAAACTATTGATTTTTCAAACTTTGATATACAATCAAATATGAAA contains:
- the dgt gene encoding dGTPase yields the protein MINYNKKLTLDREFYPSNHIDSSIESDRGRILSSAALRRLQKRTQVFALELNASIRTRLTHSLEVAQTARFIAKSILSKLHKNGLNTYGLDGLENAFVSTAEMTSLLHDIGNPPFGHFAEQTINKWLKIHALPILDSFDTSTDKSKELKTLIAKDLCNYDGNAQAIRIIAKLQRLNLSYTQILSVLKYTRGAFEDKPNKGDRFDYLKKKPGYYYSEKDFIHKLQEILNVNQGCRFPITYIMEAADDISYLTADLEDSVEKGILSLEEVYNHLKKECELQNEKFLLEIINKQYEKAKKDEEPYQFNMFFTLTRASIVTALVAYVADVFVTNHEAIFNGTFNASLLKHDKNSDYFKAIEILEKISAKHIYQDKDVQTLELQGYTIINGLLDKYKPLLELKSSDFSQLIKDERIDCFLSMRLIKRLSSKQIVAYKNDVVKLDTTDEEAYKILEWYHRVRLIIDYISGMTDDFALKEYQTLSAV
- a CDS encoding AAA family ATPase; its protein translation is MSSPFPYDRLPTQDEFFGRVAEFEKLSQTVKYSNNLLIYSKRRMGKSSLIKTFFEQNSKEYLTIYVDIFDITSKEDFAHKLLKALANAGKFDLKTTIKNLTSLFKRVRVEPTIDTNTLEYSIKPIIATLSFDEMMEDFFHSLNELSKTNKIIVAIDEFQQIASITDVKLDAMMRTYIQERQNISYVFLGSKRHLLTSLFEYKSPLYELATPMLLEPLDIDAIYEYSKKHLKVSYDIVEYIYDISDGETKMIQNILHLMYLQKEKEISKNMVDDALQEIINSKDGSYKLLFDTLGNNQKIALKIVGIYKKGFFANTILQEYNIKKQTLQSSVDALFAKELIDKEDDRYFIPDRAFELWVERL
- a CDS encoding helix-turn-helix domain-containing protein, producing the protein MNNELLKKLQLSQKKAKNTLKNKLNANSSFGTLTDDEIAKVLAIRAKELRISQNKKQIDLSEEAMLSSPTTYSNFEQKGAISMINFIKIMRTFGRLEELEKLLLPTPKEEIERLEKGRRERVK
- the hypF gene encoding carbamoyltransferase HypF, with protein sequence MTRYKIQISGIVQGVGFRPFVKNLALQYQINGFVKNDSNGVEIEVQGDEGLLDEFVSQIKQNPPPLAKIVDFEVSKIALQNDEDFKIILSDGTKTKTTFVSPDMKICKDCISDITNPKSRFYGYFATNCTNCGPRYTIIKTLPYDRVNTSMSDFEMCDECKGEYNDSSNRRFHAQPISCPKCGPKLSLYDDKHTLIQCDAIEKTAQLIKEGKIIAIKGLGGFHIVCDSTNSHTILKLRSAKNRPSKPYALMCKDILQIKKIAFISPKEEEVLTSIQAPIVILNKKENSLISDLVAPDIDKVGCMLPYTPLQVLLFEQLNTPLIATSANLKDEPIIINKNEIFKKLPFVEYILDFDRDIINGVDDSVVQIVSNHLQVLRLARGYTPYSHKLSSKIEKNILAVGANQKNTISLAFDDNVILSPHIGDLESIESLEYFVRTITTFKRFYDFLPQMVLCDKHPNYETTKWAKKQNVILHQVQHHKAHLNSIKLEHNLKGSDFVGFIFDGTGYGEDDTLWGGEVFVGEQRKYHFKPIKLLGGDKAIKEPRRVALSMLFEKFDLYGIKELDLEVIKMFSQNELVLLYQSYIKNINAPQSSSVGRLFDAIASFSNILQVSTYEGESGLLVEKYYTSTIDEYFKYSIINGIIEINIVDFILHNSYNIYELCTLFINTLSQIIIDIALLEQKEVILSGGVFQNKALLTKCIQKLEEKDIKYYFGSTIPVNDGGISLGQVFSVL
- the ccoN gene encoding cytochrome-c oxidase, cbb3-type subunit I is translated as MQNGAKIEYDYSVAKAFTFATILFGIIGMVIGVVLAFQLAFPELNYLAGEYGTFSRLRPLHTNGVAFGFTLSGIFATWYYVGQRVLKVSLKESPFLMGVAKLHFALYFITILLAVVTLFMGITTSKEYAELEWPLDLLVVVWWVLWGVSIFGLIGIRRERTLYISVWYYIASFLAVAMLYLFNNMAVPTALVSGYGSILHSVSMYAGTNDALVQWWYGHNAVGFIFTVPIIAMIYYFLPKESAQNVYSYKLSILAFWGLLFVYLWAGGHHLIYSTVPDWMQTMGSVMSIVLILPSWGSAINMLLTMKGEWNQLQTNPLIKFMILASTFYMLSTIEGPIQSIKSVNAIAHFTDWIPGHVHDGVLGWVVFMIMAALFHMAPRMYGREIYSKSLMETQFWLQTTAIVLYFTSMWIAGITQGMMWRAYDEYGSLVYSFIDTVTVLQPYYTIRAVGGLMYLIGFLMFAYNMYKTATAGRVLDKEPVNASPMAA
- the ccoO gene encoding cytochrome-c oxidase, cbb3-type subunit II, whose amino-acid sequence is MFHWLEQRPFFFAVAVFLVVAFAGIIEIIPDFAKQSKPVVGTKPYTILELTGRHVYIKDSCNACHSQLIRPFKSETDRYGMYSLSGEYAYDRPFLWGSKRTGPDLWRVGNYRTTDWHENHMWDPKSVVPGSIMPAYKHHFTNIADVETAYAEAYTVKAVFNTPYDVDINGDGSVDVPLGTWEEAKARALEEARAIAADMKNQSVKDAVARGEIPEIVALIAYMNSLK